In the Leptospira wolffii serovar Khorat str. Khorat-H2 genome, CCACTCTGGCTAAGATCTCGAAAATGGGATCTTGGAATCCGAGATAGAAAGCGGTCAGAACGATCACCGCAAAGACGGGAAGGCTTTCCATACAATTTTGGTGAGCCCTATGCAATCTCCAATAGAAATCGCTTCCGTGCTGGATCCAAGCCGGGAATTCGTTGGATTTTTTCGTACCCGCGAGTACTTGAGCGACTCGGAACGTTAC is a window encoding:
- a CDS encoding MAPEG family protein, encoding MFSSITALLSFTGWSLLLLFGVVTFRVAQVLAGTKKSNEFPAWIQHGSDFYWRLHRAHQNCMESLPVFAVIVLTAFYLGFQDPIFEILARVVVGARILQSVAHLSGGGEWNVNVRFTGFLIQFASFVAMLGILLRSLL